The Streptomyces sp. NBC_00536 DNA segment GGATGCAGACCTGCGGGCCGGAGACGTGATGCGTGCACGAGCTGGAGTCCGCGGCCGCCGGCGCCGCCGTCGACAGGACGGCGGCGGCAGCGAGGGCGACAGCAGCGTTCAGGTGAAGGATCTTGCGCATGCCCTCCCCAACCGGGCGAGGAGTTGCTCCCGACACGGCTCGACCAGGGATTCCACCTGGTCGAGCGAGCCGGGCCCCCGGCCGCGGGGCCCGGAGGTCTACGCGGCGGTGCGCCCGGCGCCGGTGTGCTGCGCCGGGCGAGCCGGTAACGGCGCGGTGGGCTCGGTGCCCGAGACGAGCTTGGACAGCCGCTCGGCCGCGGCCACCGTCGCGGTGATGGGCAGGGAGAGGTCGCGCGGCATCAGCGAGGCCGGACGCAGGACCGTGACGGCGCCATAGACGGCGTCGCCCCACAGAACGGGGGCGGCGATCGAGTCCCAGCCGAGGATCTCTCCGCGTGCGATGGCGTAGCCCGACTCGCGGACCCTGTGCAGGGACTCGGTGAAGTCAGCAGCGGAGCGGATCGCGCCGGGGCCCGCGCCGGCGGGGAGCGGCTCGGCGAGAACGGCGTCGGCCATCGCGGGCGGCAGGTGGGCGGCGATGACGCGCCCGGAGGCGCCGATGCGCAGGGACTGCCCGAGCTCGACGAGTTGCGTGACCGTCAGGCCCAGCGCGTCGAAGCCGTATCGGCCCGGTGCGCTGGCCGCATGCGCCTTGCGCGGCCCGCCGTACGGGGAGAGCACCCACAGGATGACGAAGCTGTCCAGCACGCGGGCGAGGCGGTCCAGGACCGGCTGGGTGGTCTGTACGCCGGGGGTGGCGGCCATGGCGTGGATACCGACGCGCGCGGCGCCGGGGCCCAGCCGGTACCGGCCGGGGGGCACCTTCACGAAGGTCGAGCTGGAGAGCCCGGATTGCAGGATGCGGTAGACCACGGTCGTGTCGAGGCCCGCGGCCGCCGCAATCTCGCTGGGACCGTAGGCGGATACGGGTAGTTGGGTAAAGGCCTGCTCAACGAGCATTACCCGTCGCGCGTGAGCGGTCCCAGACGGGCGCCCCGTGGCACTTTCTCTCAGCGCGGTGGAGACCTTTTCCGGCGTGATGCGGCTGTGCATGAATTCCCTCGTCGTACATGCCGCTCTTTCCCCGCACATGCGGGTAAGCGGTCCTCCCCGTAGACCAAGACCGGCAGCACAACCGGCCGTGCAGGCCCCCCAACGGCTTGCCCCGTCTCACCCCCTTGGGCACAACCTGACAAGTGATCACAACCCTACGTCGCCCGCCGCAATTCCCGCGCGACGATATTCGGGCAAGGCCCTGGCGTACGGGAATTTGCGCACGCGCGACGCAAAAGGGGAGCATGCGGATTTCCGGAGCGACATTCTGGCGTTCAGCCTGGCCTACCGGTCGGCCGGAGCCTGGCGTGTGACGATGGCGGACACCATCCTGCGGAACCAGCATGAGAGGCCCAAGCCGCATGAGCGTCGCCCCGGACACTTTCCCCGAGCCTGCTGAGTTCGCGGCGGGACTCGCGCAGATCCACGCCGCTCAGCTCTACCGGAACATCGGCTACTCGTCGTTCGGTGACTACGTCGAGCAGGAGTGCGGCATCAACCGGTCTCAGGCCTACCGGCTCGTTCAGCAGGCAGCCTGACTGCCGCTTCGTCTCGTCAGTGACAGCGCCGAAGCGCGCGGGTTATCTGGCCAGACTAACCACTTCACGGACGGTCGGTCACGGCGACCGCGGGTGCGGGTCGCCGTGACCGGGTGTCCTAGCGCGTGGGCCTCCTCGGCGGCTGCTGGTCGGGACCGCCGCGACGCAGGTGCGTCGTCTGCTCCGTACTGCCCGGGGCAGGCTTCTTCGCAGGTCGCTTGGCCGTAGAGGACCGGCTGCGGGCGGCCGACGCCGAGACCTTGCGCCGGTCCTCCGGCAGGGGACGAGCTAGGGCCTCTCCGAGCTTCACCAGTGCCGGGGCATCCGACTGTTCCCCCGGCCCTCCCGCCGGCCACTGGGTCCCGTTCCCTCCACTCGGGCGGTTGTACGCGACCGCGGCGTCACCCAGACGCAGGAGGGCTTCCGCGCTCGGCAGGGCGGCCGGATTCTCCGATTCCTTGGCGCCGCGCCGCAGCCGCTCGGCGCCTGCGGTCGCCAACTTGGCGAC contains these protein-coding regions:
- a CDS encoding IclR family transcriptional regulator domain-containing protein gives rise to the protein MLVEQAFTQLPVSAYGPSEIAAAAGLDTTVVYRILQSGLSSSTFVKVPPGRYRLGPGAARVGIHAMAATPGVQTTQPVLDRLARVLDSFVILWVLSPYGGPRKAHAASAPGRYGFDALGLTVTQLVELGQSLRIGASGRVIAAHLPPAMADAVLAEPLPAGAGPGAIRSAADFTESLHRVRESGYAIARGEILGWDSIAAPVLWGDAVYGAVTVLRPASLMPRDLSLPITATVAAAERLSKLVSGTEPTAPLPARPAQHTGAGRTAA